Part of the Ralstonia pickettii DTP0602 genome, CCTCCCAGACAGCCCGACACGCCGGTGATGACGCCGACATGGTCGAGCAGGCGAGACCTCTTGCCTGTCGGTCCGACGACTTCGGTGTTGCGCAGGAATTCAAGGACGCCGTACGAGAATGCGGCAGCGCGTGTTCCGCCGCCCGAGAAGGCCAGAATTATCAGGTTCTCGTTGTCCGCCGCGTACTGTGGGCGCGTAAAAAGCCGATAGCCGGCATTGGGGTCAGCGTGGGTGATCGGAGGATTGACAGGCC contains:
- a CDS encoding hypothetical protein (K16944: SEPT7, CDC3; septin 7); this encodes MQMPALLILALLLLLGGCASRPVNPPITHADPNAGYRLFTRPQYAADNENLIILAFSGGGTRAAAFSYGVLEFLRNTEVVGPTGKRSRLLDHVGVITGVSGCLGGVVFPTLP